The Eurosta solidaginis isolate ZX-2024a chromosome 4, ASM4086904v1, whole genome shotgun sequence genome includes a window with the following:
- the kek5 gene encoding uncharacterized protein kek5 — MHTQIKTKSSTASSCYRHESSHYQRDQGSAQMSNRNSSSCGIKGKAHRPTNHTRTCSSALLLVFSQLLLLQLLCAYIAPTDGNPDWMQSCSMCHCNWNSGKKTADCRARSLTAIPNDLSNEMQVVDFSNNIIPELRREEFADANLPNLHKIFLRNCTIQELNRDALKGLTILIELDMSHNFIRKLHVGTFSGLEKLRNLVMNYNEIEVLDNYLFVDLPFLSRVEFKNNRLKQVEMHAFGQQPMLAAIYLEANSLSVLRKETFMNIPKLMHLSLAQNPWNCTCELQAFRDFALANRLYTPPTDCAQPAALRGKLWTDILSENFACQPRILGSVRSFVEVQSDNITLPCRVEGLPRPNVTWIYNRRAINPNDQRFRVLNSIEQHSLIGAAEPTQPITSELRIFNVRASDKGMYTCIAENRGGKAEAEFQLIVDGDFFGALEGMSGGIGASTTETQSNFLLVICLIVITILLLVMCVLLIACWWCRRSRSYQKDSTMMSENGLISTKMDKTNSSMLEGSVIMEMQKSLLTEVNPVEKPPRRTELENADGSDEGHEIKKTLLDESQFGNHPRDDETHSVALSDTTAPRVRHTYIDDTYGTSLPPDLLAFPARVPPTSPSMQSSHSNIPEQIIYGIRSPPLTSPVYAHMTPHGIYGTTIAAATPNGFMTLQHPKSRNLALIAAANNRQQQQHQQQIHAHLTAQHAHQQQQQQQQSPFVPAPVIYSPTAAVVMKQGYMTIPRKPRVPSWAPSTSTTQHSQLSEFQSPTSPNPSETGTATTAELQVEPVYDNLGLRTTAAGNSALNLHKMHPEVSSVSGASSSSTRYTMRDRPLPATPSLTSVASSTAAMQQQQQQQQVQQAQQQQQHSQQAQLQQQQEKVTPTVVEAVAGSTSKIYEPIHELVNNHHPTTNSDTEPLYGSARHHSGVTIVPSASNINGASSGVAVLNTSTGTNAFNGEPTKVAKIPPRPPPKPKKKISVTTTRGGQGSTSQLFDDEGEDGTEV, encoded by the exons ATGCATAcacaaataaaaactaaaagctCGACAGCGAGCAGTTGTTATCGTCATGAAAGCTCACATTATCAGCGAGATCAAGGAAGTGCCCAAATGAGCAATAGGAATAGTAGCAGTTGTGGTATTAAAGGAAAAGCGCACCGCCCCACCAACCACACACGTACATGTTCTTCGGCGCTGCTATTAGTCTTTTCGCAGCTTCTGCTCTTACAACTGCTATGCGCTTACATAGCGCCTACAGATGGCAATCCCGATTGGATGCAAAGTTGCAGTATGTGTCATTGCAATTGGAATTCGGGTAAAAAGACAGCAGATTGTAGAGCGCGTTCACTCACCGCCATACCCAATGATCTGAGCAATGAAATGCAAGTTGTAGATTTTTCAAATAACATTATACCAGAGTTAAGGCGTGAAGAATTTGCCGATGCGAATTTACCAAATCTGCATAAAATCTTTTTACGTAATTGCACGATACAAGAACTGAATCGCGATGCGCTCAAAGGGCTCACAATACTCATCGAACTCGATATGTCACATAATTTTATACGCAAATTGCATGTTGGCACTTTTAGTGGTTTAGAGAAGCTGCGTAATCTCGTTATGAACTACAATGAGATTGAGGTGCTAGATAATTATCTCTTTGTTGATTTGCCTTTCTTGTCCCGCGTTGAATTCAAAAACAATCGACTGAAACAAGTTGAAATGCATGCGTTCGGGCAGCAGCCTATGTTGGCGGCAATTTATCTGGAAGCGAATTCATTGTCGGTGCTACGCAAGGAGACCTTCATGAATATACCCAAATTGATGCATCTTTCACTCGCGCAAAATCCTTGGAATTGTACATGCGAACTACAAGCGTTTCGCGACTTCGCTCTCGCTAATCGTCTTTATACGCCACCCACAGATTGTGCGCAACCAGCCGCATTACGTGGCAAACTATGGACTGATATACTATCAGAGAATTTTGCTTGCCAACCGCGCATACTCGGTTCGGTACGTTCGTTTGTTGAGGTGCAATCGGATAATATAACATTGCCGTGTCGCGTCGAAGGTTTACCGCGCCCAAATGTTACATGGATTTACAATCGACGCGCCATCAATCCGAACGATCAACGTTTTCGCGTGTTGAATTCAATCGAGCAGCATTCTTTAATTGGCGCCGCGGAACCCACGCAGCCAATCACTTCTGAGTTGCGTATTTTTAATGTGCGCGCTAGCGATAAAGGCATGTACACTTGCATTGCGGAGAATCGTGGTGGCAAGGCTGAAGCTGAATTTCAGCTGATCGTTGATGGTGACTTTTTTGGTGCTCTTGAGGGTATGAGTGGTGGCATAGGCGCTTCCACTACTGAAACACAATCGAACTTTTTATTAGTTATTTGTTTAATTGTGATCACCATAttactgctggttatgtgtgtgttaTTGATTGCGTGTTGGTGGTGTCGTCGTTCGCGTTCTTATCAAAAGGATTCAACTATGATGAGTGAAAATGGTTTGATCTCAACTAAAATGGATAAAACTAATAGTTCGATGCTGGAAGGGTCAGTAATTATGGAAATGCAAAAAAGCCTGCTGACGGAAGTAAATCCAGTGGAGAAGCCACCGCGTCGCACAGAATTGGAGAACGCGGATGGGAGCGATGAGGGGCATGAAATCAAGAAAACTCTATTAGATGAATCACAATTTG GTAATCACCCGCGCGACGATGAAACCCACTCGGTCGCCCTATCGGACACAACAGCACCACGTGTACGCCACACTTATATTGACGACACCTACGGCACCAGCCTACCGCCCGATCTGCTCGCTTTTCCAGCTCGTGTACCACCCACCTCACCCTCAATGCAATCATCACACAGCAATATACCCGAACAAATAATTTATGGTATACGCTCACCACCGCTTACTAGCCCTGTGTATGCCCATATGACACCGCATGGCATCTATGGTACAACAATTGCTGCTGCCACACCAAATGGTTTCATGACTTTGCAGCATCCGAAGTCGCGAAATTTGGCTTTAATAGCAGCCGCAAAtaatcggcaacaacaacaacatcaacagcaaATACATGCCCATCTGACAGCACAACATGcacatcagcaacaacaacaacaacaacaatcacctTTTGTGCCAGCACCTGTTATATACTCACCAACTGCAGCGGTGGTAATGAAACAAGGTTATATGACGATACCGCGCAAACCCCGCGTACCCAGTTGGGCGCCCTCCACTTCGACTACACAGCATTCACAACTAAGCGAATTTCAATCGCCTACATCACCAAACCCAAGTGAGACTGGTACAGCAACTACTGCCGAGTTGCAAGTTGAGCCAGTCTATGACAATTTGGGATTGCGCACAACAGCCGCTGGCAATTCGGCGTTAAACTTACACAAAATGCATCCGGAAGTGAGTAGCGTCAGTGGCGCTTCATCATCATCAACACGCTATACAATGCGTGACAGACCTTTACCAGCAACGCCGAGTCTTACGTCGGTAGCGTCTAGCACAGCAGCcatgcaacagcaacaacaacagcagcaggtGCAGCAAgcgcaacaacagcagcaacactCACAACAAGcacaattgcaacaacaacaagaaaaagtCACACCAACGGTGGTTGAGGCGGTGGCAGGGTCTACTTCGAAAATTTACGAGCCCATACATGAGCTGGTGAACAATCATCACCCGACAACGAATTCCGATACGGAACCACTTTATGGCAGCGCGCGACATCACAGCGGTGTCACTATTGTGCCGAGTGCTAGTAATATAAATGGTGCTAGCAGTGGCGTTGCGGTATTAAATACATCTACGGGTACCAACGCGTTTAATGGCGAGCCTACAAAAGTGGCGAAAATACCACCACGTCCGCCACCAAAACCCAAGAAGAAAATATCCGTTACAACAACACGCGGTGGCCAAGGAAGCACCAGCCAGCTGTTTGATGACGAGGGTGAAGATGGTACAGAAGTTTAG